The Falco cherrug isolate bFalChe1 chromosome 15, bFalChe1.pri, whole genome shotgun sequence genome includes a region encoding these proteins:
- the SLC16A2 gene encoding monocarboxylate transporter 8 isoform X2: MGMIFFCSPIVSIFTDRIGCRTTAASGAAIAFIGLLSSSFTKSLEVRYFTYGILFGCGSSFAFQPSLVILGHYFKRRLGLANGIVAGGSCLISVPLPFFLKMVGKAIGLAHTFQVLSALMLIQIFLSLTYRPILPPSCDSQHDGQDKLGSRSVRQQCWSQTRKYFNLRVFRRKTYRIWAFGIATAVLGYLVPYMNLVKYVEKRFQETKKDWILLVCLGAMSGLGRLVSGRIGDCIPGLKKIYLQVASFMLLGILCMMIPQCQGFEGVIVICLFLGLCDGFFTTIMAPIAFELVGPMQASQAIGYLMGLMAVPMTAGTPIAGYLNDYFGNYDAAFYFAGVPPIIGGLVLSVVPLVHQRMLKKQRLDSGKDKMLVSEAVVNGELLPGCPASEAHM, from the exons ATgggcatgatttttttctgctctcccaTCGTCAGCATCTTCACCGACCGGATCGGCTGCAGGACCACGGCAGCCTCGGGAGCTGCCATCGCCTTCATTGGACTTCTCTCCAGCTCCTTCACCAA gTCTCTGGAAGTTCGTTATTTCACGTACGGGATCCTCTTTGGCTGCGGCAGCTCCTTTGCCTTCCAGCCCTCGCTGGTCATCCTTGGTCACTACTTCAAGCGCCGCCTTGGCTTGGCCAACGGCATCGTGGCCGGTGGCAGCTGCCTCATCTCCGTGCCGCTCCCCTTCTTCCTGAAGATGGTTGGGAAGGCCATTGGGCTGGCGCACACTTTCCAAGTACTCAGTGCCTTAATGCTCATCCAGATATTCTTGTCCCTGACCTATCGGCCCATCCTGCCGCCTTCTTGTGACTCTCAGCACGATGGGCAGGACAAGCTGGGCAGCCGGAGCGTGCGGCAGCAGTGCTGGTCCCAGACACGCAAGTACTTTAACTTGAGGGTTTTCCGGAGAAAGACCTATCGGATTTGGGCCTTTGGGATTGCTACTGCTGTGCTGGGATATCTCGTACCTTACATGAACCTG GTGAAATACGTGGAGAAGCGATTTCAAGAAACCAAGAAGGACTGGATCCTCCTGGTTTGCCTCGGGGCCATGTCAGGGCTGGGGCGCTTGGTTTCAGGCCGCATTGGTGACTGCATTCCCGGGCTGAAGAAGATTTACCTGCAG GTTGCATCCTTCATGCTGTTGGGCATCCTGTGCATGATGATCCCCCAGTGCCAAGGGTTTGAGGGCGTCATTGTCATCTGCCTCTTCCTCGGCCTTTGTGATGGCTTCTTCACCACCATCATGGCCCCCATTGCCTTCGAGCTGGTGGGGCCCATGCAGGCATCCCAGGCCATAGGGTACCTCATGGGGCTGATGGCTGTGCCCATGACCGCGGGTACGCCGATAGCAG GATACCTCAATGATTATTTTGGGAATTACGACGCGGCCTTTTATTTTGCCGGAGTCCCCCCCATCATCGGTGGCTTGGTGCTCTCCGTTGTCCCGCTGGTCCATCAGAGGATGCTGAAGAAGCAGCGCCTGGATTCTGGCAAAGACAAGATGCTGGTCTCGGAGGCAGTGGTGaatggggagctgctgcccggCTGCCCTGCCTCCGAGGCACACATGTGA